GCGGTACGCAGCTCCGCCAGGGCCCGCTCGACCGCGCCCGAGTCCCGCCCGGCGCGCAGCTTGGCCAGCCGCTCCCCCTGGGCCACCTCGATCGCCGGGTCCACCCGCAGCGGCTCGTACGGCTCCTCCTCGTCGATCTGGAACCGGTTGAGCCCGACCACCACCCGCTCGCCCGAGTCGATCTCCTGCGCGATCCGGTACGCGGACTGCTCGATCTCCCGCTTCTGGAAGCCGGCCTCGATCGCGTCCACCGCCGAACCGTGGTCGAAGACCCGCTGCATCAGCTCGTCAGCGGCCGCCTCGATCTCGGCGGTCATCGCCTCCACCACGTACGACCCGGCGAACGGGTCGACCGTGGCGGTCAGGTCCGTCTCGTACGCCAGCACCTGCTGGGTCCGCAGGGCCAGCCGGGCCGCCTTCTCGGTGGGCAGCGCGATCGCCTCGTCGAAGCTGTTGGTGTGCAGCGACTGGGTGCCGCCGAGCACCGCGCCGAGGCCCTGGATCGCCACCCGCACCAGGTTCACCTCCGGCTGCTGGGCGGTGAGCTGCACGCCGGCGGTCTGGGTGTGGAACCGCAGCATCATCGACTTCGGGTTCTTCGCCCCGAACTCGTCGCGCATCAGCCGGGCCCAGATCCGCCGGGCCGCCCGGAACTTGGCGACCTCCTCCAGCAGCGTGGTCCGGGCGACGAAGAAGAACGACAGCCGGGGCGCGAAGTCGTCCACCGCCAGCCCGGCGGCGAGCGCCGCCCGGACGTACTCCACGCCGTTGGCCAGGGTGAACGCGATCTCCTGCGCGGGCGTCGCGCCGGCCTCCGCCATGTGGTAGCCGGAGATGGAGATGGTGTTCCACTTCGGCACCTCCGTGCGGCAGTACGCGAAGGTGTCGGCGACCAGCCGCAGCGAGGGCTTCGGCGGGAAGATGTAGGTCCCGCGGGCGATGTACTCCTTGAGGATGTCGTTCTGGATGGTGCCGTTGAGCGCCGAGCCCGGCACCCCGGACTCCTCGGCCACCAGCTGGTAGAGCAGCAGCAGCACCGAGCCGGGCGCGTTGATGGTCATCGAGGTGGAGACCTTGTCCAGCGGGATGCCGTCGAAGAGCAGCCGCATGTCCTCGATGGAGTCGATGGCGACGCCGACCTTGCCCACCTCGCCGTGCGCGATCGGGTCGTCGGAGTCGTAGCCCATCTGGGTGGGCAGGTCGAAGGCGACGGAGAGGCCCATGGTGCCGGCCCGCAGCAGCTGGTGGTAGCGCGCGTTGGACTCGGTGGCCGTGCCGAAGCCGGCGTACTGCCGCATGGTCCACGGGCGCGACGTGTACATCGTCGGGTAGACCCCGCGGGCGTACGGGAACTCGCCGGGGGCACCGAGTCGCTCCGCCAGCTCCCCGGGCAGGTCCGCCGCGGTGTACACGCCCTTGATCGGGAAGCCCGACTCGCTTGACCGCCGTTCGTTCATCCCCGGATGGTAGGACGCGACCGGGCATCGATGAGTGAGGGATTCCGCACACCGCGGTGACGGTGGGGGTCGAGCGAGGGGTGAGTACCTGGACACATACGGTCGAGTAGGTAAAGGTCCGCCGCGTCGGGTTTCGCATCGGCCGTCGGAACCAGCAAGATAGGGGGGTTGTGTCCCAGCCCCCTCGATATCCCCCGGTGGCTTTTCTGTGACTCAGATCCCGACGTGGAGCGGCGGACCGATCAGTCCCCCCACTGGACGCGCGGCACCCGGCACCACCATCGGTGGTCGCTACTCCCTGCGCTCGCCCGTGGGCAACGGCGGCATGGGCACGGTCTGGCGTGCCACAGACACGCTGCTGCGCCGCGACGTCGCGGTCAAGGAGGTCGTCCTCCCCCCGGGACTGGCCCCCAGCGACCGCGACGCGATGTACGAGCGCACCCTCCGTGAGGCCCGCGCCGCCGCCGCCATCCAGCACCCCGCCGTGGTCCAGGTGTACGACGTGGTGACCGAGGGCGGCCGGCCCTGGATCGTCATGGAACTGCTGGATGCGCGCAGTCTGGCCGACATGGTGATCGAGGACGGGCCGGTCCCGCCCCGCGCGGTCGCCAAGATCGGCATTGCCCTGCTCGGCGCCCTGGAGGTGGCGCACGCGATCGGCGTGCTGCACCGCGACGTCAAGCCGGCCAACGTGCTGATCTGCTCCGACGGCCGCTGCGTGCTCACCGACTTCGGCGTCGCCCGGATGCCCACGGACGTGCAGCTGACCACGCCCGGCATGGTGCTCGGCTCGCCGCACTTCATCTCGCCCGAGCGGGCGATGGGCCGGGACTTCGGCCCGCCCAGCGATCTCTTCTCGCTCGGCGTCACGCTCTACACGGCCGTCGAGGGGCGCCCGCCGTTCGACAAGGGCGATCCGATCGAGACGATGTACGCCGTGGTCGAGGACGAGCCGGCCACGCCCCAGCGCAGCGGCCCGCTGACCCGGGTGCTGATGGGTCTGCTGGAGAAGGACCCGGCCCGCCGGCTCGACGTGCACACCGCCCGGGCCATGCTGCGCGAGCTGCTCGCCGGCCCGCTGACCAGCAACGCCACCGCGGTCAACTCGGTCACCGACCCGTACGCGGTGGTGCCGGTGCAGCGGCCGGCCACGCCGCCGCCCGTCGCGACCCCGGAGCCGAAGCCGACCGGGCAGATCGGTGGCCGGGCGATGATCGGGCCGGGTGAGTCGCTGACCGACCGGCTCGCCGCCCTGCGCCGGGGCGAGCGCCCCGAGTCGGCGTCCGCCGCCGGCGGCGCCGCGCTCGACGAGACCAGCGCCGACGCGCTGGCCGGGCCGCTGCACACCCCCACGGGCGCCATGCCCGCGACCGGCGCCCCGGAGGCCACCCAACGGATCTCGCCGGACGCCACCCAGCGCGTCCCGGCCGGCTACCCGGACGCCACCCAGCCGGGGTACGGCCGCCCCGCAGACGCCACCCAGCCGGTGTACGGCCGCCCCGCAGACGCCACCCAGCCGGTGTACGGCGGCAACCAGTGGTCGGTGCCGGGTACCGGCCAACCGTGGGCGACCCCCGCCGCGGCGCCGGCCGGCGGTGGCGCCGGCAAGGCCAAGGGCGTCGGCGGCCAGCTCGTCGACACGGTCAAGGGCTGGCCGCGCAAGGTGCAGCTCGCGGTGGCGGGCGGCGTCGCCGTGCTGCTGCTGATCGGGGTGTTCGCCCTCTCCGGCGGCGACGACCCGGGCCCGCCGCCGATCGTGACCTCGCTGCCCACCGCCACCGCCCCGGCCTCGTCACCGGTGGACATGGAGGAACAGTCCGTCAAGGGCGTCACCCTCCAGGTGCCGAAGGGTTGGGACAAGAAGACCGGCGGCGTCTTCGTCGACTTCGTCGACCCGCAGCAGGACGGTCGGAAGGTGCGGATCCTCGCCGAGGGCTGGCAGGGCGACTCGAAGGGCTGGGCCGAGTTCGCCTCGCGCAACCTGCGGACCAAGAGCAAGTCCTGCGCCGAGCCGTACGACCAGCTGGCGATGACGGAGACGACGCTGGCCGGCAAGCCGGCGGCCGAGTTCGAGTACACCTGCGGCGACGGCGACACCAAGCGACACGGCGTGTGGCGCGGCGTGGTGCACGATGGCAAGGTCTACTCGTTCTACCTGACCGCCAACGACGCCAACTTCGCCGCCAGCCGGCCGATCTTCGACGCGATGGCCAGGTCGTTCCAGTTCGCCTCGGCCAACTGAACCGAGGCCGACGGACCGTGGTGATCCGCCGCCGTGCTATCAAGAGGCAATGGCGGCGGATACCACTGATCTTGACGAACTTCGCGCACAGGCCCGGCGGTGGCTCGACGACGACCCCGACCCGGCCAGCCGCGACGAGCTGCGCGTCGTCCTCGACGGGCTGCCTGGCAGCGCGCCGGAGCTGGCCGACCGGTTCGCCGGTCCGCTGACCTTCGGCACCGCCGGGCTGCGCGGCCCGCTGCGGGCCGGCCCGAACGGCATGAACCTCGCCGTGGTCACCCAGGCCGCCGCCGGGCTGGTCACCTGGCTCGCCGACCAGGGCGGCACAGGTCCGCTGGTGATCGGGTACGACGCCCGGCACGGCTCGCGGGCCTTCGCCGAGCGCACCGCCCAGGTCGCCACCGGCGCCGGTCGCCCGGCGCTGCTGCTCCCCCGCCCGCTGCCCACCCCGGTGCTCGCGTACGCGGTGCGCCACCTCGGCGCGGTGGCCGGCGTGATGGTCACCGCCAGCCACAACCCGCCCCAGGACAACGGCTACAAGGTCTACCTCGGCGCCGCGCTCGGCGGGGAGCTGGGCGCGGGCGCCCAGATCGTGCCGCCGGCCGACGCCGGCATCGAGACGGCCATCCGGGCCGTCGGGGCGCTGACGCAGGTGCCGCTCGGCCCGCCCGGCGAGGTGCTCGGCGACGACCTGGTCGCCGCGTACGTCGAGCGCGCCGCCGCGGTGGTCGACCCGACCGGTCCACGCGACCTGAAGGTGGCCTACACCCCGCTGCACGGGGTGGGGGGCGCGGTGCTCACCGCCGCCTTCTCCCACGCCGGATTCCCGGTACCGGGCGTGGTGCCGGACCAGGCCGAGCCGGATCCGGACTTCCCGACGGTCAGCTTCCCGAACCCGGAGGAGCCGGGCGCGGTGGACAAGCTGGTCGCGCTGGCCGGCACGATCGGCGCGGACCTCGCCATCGCCAACGACCCCGACGCGGACCGCTGCGCGGTGGCCGTGCCGGACGGGGCCGACGGTTGGCGGATGCTGCGCGGGGACGAGGTGGGCGCGCTGCTCGCCGACCACCTGATGCGCCGCGGGGTGACCGGGCTCTACGCCACCACCATCGTGTCGTCCTCCCTGCTCCGGTCCATGTGCGCCGCCCGGGGTCTGCCGTACGACGAGACGCTGACCGGGTTCAAGTGGATCGTTCGGGCCGGTGGCGGGACCGAGCCGCTGGTCTTCGGCTACGAGGAGGCGCTCGGCTACTGCGTCGCCCCGGAGCACGTCCGCGACAAGGACGGCATCACCGCCGCGCTGACCGTCGCCGAGCTGGCCGCCGGCCTCAAAGCGAAGGGCCGGACGCTCAGCGACCGGCTGGACGAGCTGGCCGCCGAGTTCGGCGTGCACCACACCGACCAGCTCTCGGTCCGGGTGGACGACCTGCGGCTGATCGCGGAGATGATGACCCGGATCCGGACGACCACCCCGACCTCGCTGCTCGGGCACCCGGTGACCGAGGCGTCCGACCTGCTCCCGAGGGCGGACGTGGTGATCCTGCGGACCGACGCGGCCCGGGTGGTGATCCGCCCCTCCGGCACCGAGCCGAAGCTCAAGGCGTACCTGGAGGTGGTGGAGCCGGTCACCGACGGCGACATCCCCGCGGCCCGGCGCCGCGCCCAGACCGCGATCACGTCTCTCCGCACCGAGATCGCGGCCGCCCTCGGCCGGTAGGCGCAGGCAGGGCTCCCGCTGGACAGCTGCTCGTCGACCGGGGGCCCTGCCGTACCGCAGGCGTTACGAGGCGCGCTTGCCGAGGGCGGCGTCGACCGCCTGGGCCAGGGCGGCGATGACCAGGCTGACGGAGGGGCGGACAACGGAGTCGTCCAGGCTGACGGTGCCGGCGAAACCGGCGCTGGCGGCGATCTCCTGCAGTCGCGTGCCGGCCTCCTCGGCGGTGGTGCCGGTCAGGCCGAGGGCCGGTTCCATCCGCAGCACGGCCACCAGCGTGGCGAGCGCGGCGGTCCGCTCGTCGGGGACCTGCCCGCCGGTCAGCGCCTCGGCCAGCCGGCCCCGGATGTCGGCCTCGACCGAGGCGTCGGCGACCGGGTAGCGGTGCACGTGGATGAAGCCGAGCTCGGTCTCGTCGACGTCCCGGACCACGCCCCGGCCGCAGAGGTCGCCGAGGATCCGGTCGCGCAGGCCGTGCCGCAGCCGCTGTACCCAGGAGGACGGGGTGTGCGGGGTGTCGGCGGCGATTCGGGCGAGGACGTCGTCGGCGATCGGCTCGCCGGTCGGGGTCGGGTCGACCGCCGCGAGGGAACCCTCGGCGTAGGCGATCCGGCCGGCCAGGGCCAGCTCGACCAGCACCGCGGCGGCCATGCCGAGGTCCAGGCTGATCCGGGGCATGGTCGCCTTGCCGGTTTCGTCGTCATAGGCGAGGAGCAGCAGCTCTTCGGCGAGCGCAACACCAGTCATGGCCCGGAACGGTAGCGCCTCCCCGCACCCCGCGCACGGACTCGCCCACGCGTCCCCGGCGCCCGCCAAATTCCCGGAAAGAGGGCTGGTTCCGTGCGGGATGAGCCCTCTTTCCGGGAATCTGCCCGCAGCGATGCGGGGTCAGAAGCGGGGCATGCCGCCGAACTGGCGGTCGCCGGCGTCGCCGAGGCCGGGGACGATGAACATCCGGTCGTTGAGGCCCTCGTCGATCGAGGCGGTGACCAGGCGCAGCGGCAGGCCGCTCTGCGCCAGCCGCTCGATGCCGACCGGCGCGGCGAGGACGCAGAGCACGGTGATGTCGGTGCAGCCGCGGGCGGCCAGTAGCCGACAGCTGTGCTCCAACGAGCCGCCGGTGGCCAGCATCGGGTCGAGGACCAGCACCGGCCGGCCGGTCAGGTCCCGGGGCAGGGACTCCATGTACGCGCGCGGCTCGTACGTCTCCTCGTCGCGGGCCAGGCCCACGAAGCCCATCGACGACTCGGGGAGGAGCCCGAGCGCGGCGTCGGCCATGCCGAGACCGGCCCGCAGCACCGGCACCAGCAGCGGCGGGTTCGCCAGCCGGGTGCCCTCGGCGCCGGTGACCGGGGTCTGCACCGGGTACTTCTCGATCGGGAACGAGCGCGCGGCCTCGTACACCAGCATCGTGGTGAGTTCGTGCAGTGCGGCCCGGAAGTTCGCCGAGTCGGTCCGGGCGTCCCGCATGGCGGTGAGCCGCGCCTGGGCGAGCGGGTGGTCAATGACGAGTACGTCCACGATCGCTCAACCTACCGGTCCGGAGTGCGGCGCACTGCAGGTGCGGGGTGACCAGCGACCCCGCTCACGGTCGGCCCGACGTGACCAAGATCACTCGGCGCGCGGGTGCGTAGTATTCGTGGCATGACGGCGACAGCGACGTCGGCCCGGTCGGAGCTCTCCGAGCTGGGACGATCCGAGACCGCTCTGCGGACCTTCCTGCACGGCCTGCCCGGCGTGGACCAGGTCGGCGCGGAGCAGCGGGCGGCACAACTCGGCACCCGCTCCATCAAGACCACCGCGAAGGCCCAGGCGATCGACCTGGCCATCCGGATGGTCGACCTGACCACCCTCGAAGGGGCCGACACCCCTGGCAAGGTGCGGGCGCTCGCCGCCAAGGCGCTGCGTCCCGACCCGGCCGACCCGTCCTGTCCGCACGTCGGCGCGGTCTGCGTCTACCCAGCGATGGTCCCGTACGTGGCCGAGGTGTTGGCCGGTAGCGGTGTGCACCTGGCCAGCGTGGCGACCGCCTTTCCCTCCGGCCAGGCCCCGCTGGAGGTGAAGCTCGCCGACACCCGGGCGGCCGTCGCGGCCGGCGCCGACGAGATCGACATGGTGATCAACCGGGGCGCGTTCCTGGCCGGCCGCTACAAGGAGGTCTACGACGAGATCGTGGCCACCAAGGAGGCCTGCGGCGACGCCCACCTCAAGGTGATCCTGGAGACCGGCGAGCTGGCCACCTACGACAACGTGCGGCGGGCCTCCTGGCTGGCCATGCTGGCCGGCGGCGACTTCATCAAGACCTCCACCGGCAAGGTCCCGATCGCGGCCACCATGCCGGTGACCCTGGTGATGCTGGAGGCGGTCCGCGACTTCCGCGCCGCCACCGGGCGGCAGGTCGGCGTGAAGCCGGCCGGCGGCATCAAGACCACCAAGGACGCGATCAAGTACCTGGTCATGGTCAACGAGACCGTCGGCGCGGACTGGCTGGACCCGGACTGGTTCCGGTTCGGCGCGTCCAGCCTGCTGAACGACCTGCTGATGCAGCGCACCAAGCTGAAGACCGGCGTCTACTCCGGTCCCGACTACTTCACCCTGGACTGAGCGCGATGTTCGAATACGCACCCGCCCCCGAGTCGCGCTCGGTGGTGGACATCAAGCCCTCGTACGGGCTCT
This sequence is a window from Micromonospora sp. NBRC 110009. Protein-coding genes within it:
- a CDS encoding acyl-CoA mutase large subunit family protein, translating into MNERRSSESGFPIKGVYTAADLPGELAERLGAPGEFPYARGVYPTMYTSRPWTMRQYAGFGTATESNARYHQLLRAGTMGLSVAFDLPTQMGYDSDDPIAHGEVGKVGVAIDSIEDMRLLFDGIPLDKVSTSMTINAPGSVLLLLYQLVAEESGVPGSALNGTIQNDILKEYIARGTYIFPPKPSLRLVADTFAYCRTEVPKWNTISISGYHMAEAGATPAQEIAFTLANGVEYVRAALAAGLAVDDFAPRLSFFFVARTTLLEEVAKFRAARRIWARLMRDEFGAKNPKSMMLRFHTQTAGVQLTAQQPEVNLVRVAIQGLGAVLGGTQSLHTNSFDEAIALPTEKAARLALRTQQVLAYETDLTATVDPFAGSYVVEAMTAEIEAAADELMQRVFDHGSAVDAIEAGFQKREIEQSAYRIAQEIDSGERVVVGLNRFQIDEEEPYEPLRVDPAIEVAQGERLAKLRAGRDSGAVERALAELRTAAEGSGNVLYPMKEALRVRATVGEVCGTLRDVWGTYRPSDRF
- a CDS encoding serine/threonine-protein kinase; translated protein: MTQIPTWSGGPISPPTGRAAPGTTIGGRYSLRSPVGNGGMGTVWRATDTLLRRDVAVKEVVLPPGLAPSDRDAMYERTLREARAAAAIQHPAVVQVYDVVTEGGRPWIVMELLDARSLADMVIEDGPVPPRAVAKIGIALLGALEVAHAIGVLHRDVKPANVLICSDGRCVLTDFGVARMPTDVQLTTPGMVLGSPHFISPERAMGRDFGPPSDLFSLGVTLYTAVEGRPPFDKGDPIETMYAVVEDEPATPQRSGPLTRVLMGLLEKDPARRLDVHTARAMLRELLAGPLTSNATAVNSVTDPYAVVPVQRPATPPPVATPEPKPTGQIGGRAMIGPGESLTDRLAALRRGERPESASAAGGAALDETSADALAGPLHTPTGAMPATGAPEATQRISPDATQRVPAGYPDATQPGYGRPADATQPVYGRPADATQPVYGGNQWSVPGTGQPWATPAAAPAGGGAGKAKGVGGQLVDTVKGWPRKVQLAVAGGVAVLLLIGVFALSGGDDPGPPPIVTSLPTATAPASSPVDMEEQSVKGVTLQVPKGWDKKTGGVFVDFVDPQQDGRKVRILAEGWQGDSKGWAEFASRNLRTKSKSCAEPYDQLAMTETTLAGKPAAEFEYTCGDGDTKRHGVWRGVVHDGKVYSFYLTANDANFAASRPIFDAMARSFQFASAN
- a CDS encoding phospho-sugar mutase, with protein sequence MAADTTDLDELRAQARRWLDDDPDPASRDELRVVLDGLPGSAPELADRFAGPLTFGTAGLRGPLRAGPNGMNLAVVTQAAAGLVTWLADQGGTGPLVIGYDARHGSRAFAERTAQVATGAGRPALLLPRPLPTPVLAYAVRHLGAVAGVMVTASHNPPQDNGYKVYLGAALGGELGAGAQIVPPADAGIETAIRAVGALTQVPLGPPGEVLGDDLVAAYVERAAAVVDPTGPRDLKVAYTPLHGVGGAVLTAAFSHAGFPVPGVVPDQAEPDPDFPTVSFPNPEEPGAVDKLVALAGTIGADLAIANDPDADRCAVAVPDGADGWRMLRGDEVGALLADHLMRRGVTGLYATTIVSSSLLRSMCAARGLPYDETLTGFKWIVRAGGGTEPLVFGYEEALGYCVAPEHVRDKDGITAALTVAELAAGLKAKGRTLSDRLDELAAEFGVHHTDQLSVRVDDLRLIAEMMTRIRTTTPTSLLGHPVTEASDLLPRADVVILRTDAARVVIRPSGTEPKLKAYLEVVEPVTDGDIPAARRRAQTAITSLRTEIAAALGR
- a CDS encoding GOLPH3/VPS74 family protein gives rise to the protein MTGVALAEELLLLAYDDETGKATMPRISLDLGMAAAVLVELALAGRIAYAEGSLAAVDPTPTGEPIADDVLARIAADTPHTPSSWVQRLRHGLRDRILGDLCGRGVVRDVDETELGFIHVHRYPVADASVEADIRGRLAEALTGGQVPDERTAALATLVAVLRMEPALGLTGTTAEEAGTRLQEIAASAGFAGTVSLDDSVVRPSVSLVIAALAQAVDAALGKRAS
- the upp gene encoding uracil phosphoribosyltransferase, with protein sequence MDVLVIDHPLAQARLTAMRDARTDSANFRAALHELTTMLVYEAARSFPIEKYPVQTPVTGAEGTRLANPPLLVPVLRAGLGMADAALGLLPESSMGFVGLARDEETYEPRAYMESLPRDLTGRPVLVLDPMLATGGSLEHSCRLLAARGCTDITVLCVLAAPVGIERLAQSGLPLRLVTASIDEGLNDRMFIVPGLGDAGDRQFGGMPRF
- the deoC gene encoding deoxyribose-phosphate aldolase, producing the protein MTATATSARSELSELGRSETALRTFLHGLPGVDQVGAEQRAAQLGTRSIKTTAKAQAIDLAIRMVDLTTLEGADTPGKVRALAAKALRPDPADPSCPHVGAVCVYPAMVPYVAEVLAGSGVHLASVATAFPSGQAPLEVKLADTRAAVAAGADEIDMVINRGAFLAGRYKEVYDEIVATKEACGDAHLKVILETGELATYDNVRRASWLAMLAGGDFIKTSTGKVPIAATMPVTLVMLEAVRDFRAATGRQVGVKPAGGIKTTKDAIKYLVMVNETVGADWLDPDWFRFGASSLLNDLLMQRTKLKTGVYSGPDYFTLD